AGCCTTCTGAGCACAGAATAATCACGCTATTCTGGACGGTCAGTTTTTGCCTTACCCGTTCCGCTAAGGCATCAAGCGACATCTGGCATTCCGGAATCAGGGCGATATCCGCATTGCATTTAATTGCGGATTGCAGCGTTAATTCACCACAATATCCCCCCAATAATTCCACCATAAACACACGACCAGGTAGCGCTCTGCCCGTATTTCGTAAACGAGAAACCTCCTTAATAATCTGTTCACAGGCGGTCGAAAAACCAATCGTATAATGACTGCCATAAACATCATTATCGATAGTCATCCCCACGCCAAAACAATTAATATCAAATTCGCTCAGGGTATTGAGAAACTGTAAACTGCCGTCACCGCCCGCCATAATTAACACATCAATGTGCAGCGACTTGAGTTTTCTGGCGATCGTTTCATATTCGTTACGCTGCAACTTACGGGTCGTTCTTCCCGAGGTAATGAGAGGTATTGCCGCGATAGAAAAATCGACCAAATCGCGCCATGCCACGTCATGATGATTTTTCTCCAGCAAGCCGGGAATACCACCATTGAATAAGGTAATTTTTGCATCCGCGAGTCGGGCAATCTGGAATATGAAATTATTTATTCCAGACACATCGCCCCCACTAATGACAATACCAATTTTCATTGCGTTTCCTCCGAAGCACCCGTGGAAACATTTTTCCCTGACTTCAAGTCCGCTATTTGCAATGAAGATCACATTATGCTGATAAATTCAGAGGCGAGTAATATTGACAGACTGATTGCATGGTCAATTTTTGTGATGCCAATCACATATAAAAATGAAATTTATCAAAGCGTGATTTTTTAATTCCGTTAATTATCATTTAGTTAATTGAAGCCCCCCTCATCCTTTTTACGCGCCCCTATTCTGTACGTCATATCGAGTTTATAAAAAGAGAGAAATGTGAGAAATATCGCATTTTTTTGCGTCCGGGAGGTTTATCAGCGCATTATTTCTTTCTGCGTCGCGTTGCAAAATGTGGCCTCGTGCACAAAGCCTGTTGATGCTTAGCCGACATTATGTCACTCCGCTCAGACATATTGCCGCTCATCTCAATACGAAAGCATCGTTAAAATCGTAGAAAAGAGGTTTTAACGGAGTCTCTCTATGTCAGAGCTTACGGTACGTTGTATTGACCTGAATATTCAGGGCAACAGCACTTATTCCATTCTGAAACAACTCGCGGAAATGGCGTTTCGGAATGGCGCGATCACCGATCGCCAGTTGTTTTTACAAACGCTGCTGATGCGGGAAAAACTGCATTCTACCGGATTCGGATCAGGTATCGCTGTGCCCCATGGCAAAAGCGCCTGCGTAGAACACCCCTTTGTACTGTTTGCCCGTAAAACTCACGGAGTGGACTGGCAGTCCAGCGATGGCGAAGCCGTTAACTGTTGGATCTGCCTCGGCATACCGCAAACCGGCGAAGACGATCAGGTCAAAATCATCGGCACCCTGTGTCGCAAACTTATCCATCAGGATTTCATCAATCAACTGAAGCAAGGTGACGCCACTCAGGTACTGACTTTGCTCAATCAGACCTTAACTTCATAAGGAAGCGGCTATGGAGTCATCCTTACGTTTAGTAGCAATCACCAACTGTCCTGCCGGCATCGCCCACACTTATATGGTGGCCGAAGCGCTTGAGCAAAAAGCACGCTCGCTCGGTCATACGATTAAAATCGAAACCCAGGGGGCAAGTGGTGTAGAAAACCGCCTGACGCAGGATGACATTGCCGCCGCCGATTACGTGATTTTAGCCACCGGGCGTGGCTTAAGTGGTGACGATCGGGCGCGATTTGCCGGGAAAAAAGTCTATGAGATCGCCATTTCCCAGGCGCTAAAAAATATCGACCAGATTTTCACACAGTTGCCTTCTCATTCGCAGATGTTTACCGCAGATAGTAGCGTTAAACTCGGTAAACAGGATGTCCAGCAAGGCAGTGTAATGAGCCACCTGATGGCGGGGGTTTCCGCTGCGCTCCCGTTTGTGATCGGTGGCGGTATCCTGGTCGCCATCGCGA
The sequence above is drawn from the Citrobacter amalonaticus genome and encodes:
- a CDS encoding PTS fructose transporter subunit IIA; this encodes MSELTVRCIDLNIQGNSTYSILKQLAEMAFRNGAITDRQLFLQTLLMREKLHSTGFGSGIAVPHGKSACVEHPFVLFARKTHGVDWQSSDGEAVNCWICLGIPQTGEDDQVKIIGTLCRKLIHQDFINQLKQGDATQVLTLLNQTLTS
- a CDS encoding 6-phosphofructokinase, with product MKIGIVISGGDVSGINNFIFQIARLADAKITLFNGGIPGLLEKNHHDVAWRDLVDFSIAAIPLITSGRTTRKLQRNEYETIARKLKSLHIDVLIMAGGDGSLQFLNTLSEFDINCFGVGMTIDNDVYGSHYTIGFSTACEQIIKEVSRLRNTGRALPGRVFMVELLGGYCGELTLQSAIKCNADIALIPECQMSLDALAERVRQKLTVQNSVIILCSEGYTREYSPGFQGAIDTMIKQLEPRIGERIRKTIVGYGLRNGDPTCEEIYQGTIMASEVVRCIQSGMKNKAIIINQSNKPIPIDLVSMKKRLVDTEGHHYKLAKQLNII